A region of Haloplanus sp. XH21 DNA encodes the following proteins:
- the nth gene encoding endonuclease III: MGTPLEPRERQVEEVIDRLSAEYPDATISLRYSNRLELLVAVVLSAQCTDERVNEITEALFETYTSPEDYAAADEEELADDIYGITFHNSKAGYLKGIGEQLVAEHDGEVPDTMSALTDLPGVGRKTANVVLQHGHDVVEGIVVDTHVRRLARRLGLTTETTPEAIEPDLMEVVPESEWQQLTHLFISHGRAVCDARNPDCGDCVLEDICPSSKLDSDVDLASGEAWS; the protein is encoded by the coding sequence ATGGGAACGCCACTGGAACCGCGCGAGCGACAGGTCGAAGAAGTGATCGACCGCCTCTCCGCGGAGTATCCTGACGCCACCATCTCGTTGCGCTACTCGAACCGGCTCGAACTGCTCGTCGCCGTCGTCCTCTCGGCGCAGTGTACCGACGAGCGGGTCAACGAGATCACCGAGGCTCTCTTCGAGACGTACACGTCGCCCGAGGACTACGCCGCGGCCGACGAGGAGGAGCTCGCGGACGACATCTACGGAATCACCTTCCACAACAGCAAGGCGGGCTATCTGAAAGGGATCGGCGAGCAACTCGTCGCGGAGCACGACGGCGAGGTGCCGGACACGATGTCGGCGCTCACCGATCTGCCCGGCGTCGGGCGGAAGACGGCCAACGTCGTCCTCCAGCACGGCCACGACGTGGTCGAGGGCATCGTCGTCGACACGCACGTCCGGCGGCTCGCCCGTCGACTCGGCCTCACGACCGAAACCACGCCCGAGGCCATCGAACCCGACCTGATGGAAGTCGTCCCCGAGTCGGAGTGGCAACAGCTCACGCATCTCTTTATCAGCCACGGTCGCGCCGTGTGTGACGCCCGGAACCCCGACTGCGGGGACTGCGTGCTCGAAGATATCTGCCCCTCCTCGAAGCTCGATTCCGATGTCGACCTCGCGAGCGGCGAGGCGTGGAGCTAA
- a CDS encoding shikimate kinase, with amino-acid sequence MYGEAVALGAGTVLNALATGVGSAFALDAETRARVELDDTGTVSGDIVEAPDGDTRLIRRCVERVVERFGDGQGGHVRTESDVPMAAGLKSSSAAANATVLATLSALDVSVGDDAAVTREDACRLGVQAARDAGVTITGAFDDASASMLGGVTVTDNTADDLLARDAVDWDVLVWTPAAQAFSADADVERCERVAPMARLVEDLALDGRYGEAMTVNGLAFAAALGFPTDPAVEAMPHATGVSLSGTGPSVVAVGDRTGLERVRNDWNQREGTTWETTTRTDGAQVIE; translated from the coding sequence ATGTACGGCGAGGCCGTGGCACTCGGCGCGGGCACGGTCCTGAACGCCCTCGCGACGGGCGTCGGATCGGCGTTCGCGCTCGACGCGGAGACACGCGCCCGGGTCGAACTCGACGACACGGGGACCGTCAGCGGCGACATCGTCGAGGCGCCGGACGGCGACACTCGACTAATCCGGCGGTGTGTCGAACGCGTCGTCGAGCGCTTCGGCGACGGACAGGGCGGTCACGTCCGCACCGAAAGCGACGTGCCGATGGCCGCCGGGTTGAAGAGTTCGAGCGCGGCCGCGAACGCGACGGTACTCGCGACGCTCTCGGCGCTCGACGTGTCCGTCGGCGACGACGCAGCCGTGACTCGCGAGGACGCCTGTCGTCTCGGCGTGCAGGCCGCCCGCGACGCCGGCGTCACGATCACCGGAGCGTTCGACGACGCGAGCGCCAGCATGCTCGGGGGCGTCACCGTCACCGACAACACGGCGGACGACCTGCTCGCACGCGACGCCGTCGACTGGGACGTGCTAGTGTGGACGCCGGCGGCGCAGGCGTTCAGCGCCGACGCCGACGTGGAGCGGTGCGAGCGCGTGGCGCCGATGGCGCGTCTCGTCGAGGATCTGGCGCTCGACGGCCGCTACGGCGAAGCGATGACCGTCAACGGACTGGCGTTCGCCGCGGCGCTCGGCTTCCCGACCGATCCAGCCGTCGAGGCGATGCCCCACGCCACGGGCGTGTCGCTCTCGGGGACGGGACCGAGCGTGGTCGCCGTCGGCGACCGGACGGGACTGGAGCGCGTGCGGAACGACTGGAATCAACGGGAGGGCACCACATGGGAGACGACAACACGAACGGACGGCGCACAGGTGATCGAATGA
- a CDS encoding chorismate mutase: MTDPAEEMSLEELRNEIAEIDRELVELIARRTYVAGTIADVKAERDLPTTDESQEAAVMERAGEYAERFGVDPNLVKAIFRLLIELNKVEQRESR; the protein is encoded by the coding sequence ATGACCGACCCCGCCGAGGAGATGTCATTGGAGGAGCTCCGCAACGAGATCGCGGAGATCGATCGGGAGCTCGTCGAACTCATCGCCCGACGCACCTACGTCGCGGGCACCATCGCCGACGTGAAAGCCGAACGCGACCTGCCGACGACCGACGAGTCACAGGAGGCCGCGGTGATGGAGCGGGCGGGCGAGTACGCCGAGCGGTTCGGCGTCGACCCGAACCTCGTGAAGGCGATTTTCCGGTTGCTCATCGAGTTGAACAAGGTGGAGCAGCGGGAGAGCCGCTAG
- a CDS encoding type II toxin-antitoxin system PemK/MazF family toxin: MHVRRGDIVIVDLDPTEGSEQRGTRPCLVVQNDIGNENAPTTIVVPFTTSSGDKLYPFEVPFSADEWPLREDSVALCSQIRTVSIEHRIVDRIGSVPVDRMADVDSALEYSLGLKEL, encoded by the coding sequence ATGCACGTTCGACGCGGAGACATCGTTATTGTCGATCTGGATCCCACGGAAGGATCGGAGCAGCGTGGGACCCGTCCGTGTCTCGTCGTCCAAAATGACATCGGGAACGAGAACGCTCCGACGACGATCGTCGTTCCGTTCACGACATCGAGCGGGGACAAACTGTATCCGTTCGAAGTGCCTTTTTCGGCCGACGAGTGGCCTCTCCGAGAGGATTCGGTCGCCCTCTGCAGTCAGATACGGACGGTCTCTATCGAGCACCGCATCGTGGACCGTATCGGCTCCGTTCCCGTCGACCGAATGGCGGATGTCGACTCGGCGCTCGAATACAGCCTCGGTCTGAAAGAGCTCTAG
- a CDS encoding AbrB/MazE/SpoVT family DNA-binding domain-containing protein, whose amino-acid sequence MTRSEERKVGERGQVTLPKELREKFDIHGGDEVLVHAEDGKITIEKPVSRDELAEGYRQYAAASESLAEEMSDVSREADRYLGEAPDW is encoded by the coding sequence ATGACTCGGAGCGAGGAACGCAAAGTCGGGGAACGGGGGCAGGTTACACTCCCGAAAGAGCTTCGGGAGAAGTTCGACATCCATGGCGGTGACGAAGTACTCGTCCACGCGGAAGACGGGAAAATCACCATCGAAAAACCCGTGAGCCGCGACGAACTCGCCGAGGGATACCGACAGTACGCAGCGGCGTCCGAGTCCCTCGCTGAGGAGATGTCTGACGTGTCCCGAGAGGCCGATCGATACCTCGGTGAAGCACCGGACTGGTAG
- a CDS encoding Lrp/AsnC family transcriptional regulator yields MADHELDDIDREILYALQEDARNLSSGEIAERTDASSSTVRKRIQRLESDGVIKGYSAEVDYQKSGYPLRMLLFCTASIAERGDLIDDILDISGVVSVQELVTGEQNLLVTAVGETDNDITSVAQELLDRGLTVADEVLVRSHESTPFDDFPP; encoded by the coding sequence ATGGCGGATCACGAACTCGATGACATCGATCGGGAGATCCTCTACGCGCTACAGGAGGACGCGCGCAACCTCTCGTCCGGGGAGATAGCCGAGCGAACCGACGCCTCATCAAGCACGGTCCGCAAGCGCATCCAGCGACTCGAATCGGACGGGGTCATCAAAGGATACAGCGCCGAGGTCGATTACCAGAAATCCGGCTATCCGCTCCGCATGCTCCTCTTCTGTACGGCCTCCATCGCCGAGCGCGGCGACCTCATCGACGACATCCTCGACATCTCCGGTGTCGTCTCCGTCCAGGAACTGGTCACGGGCGAGCAGAACCTCCTCGTGACCGCCGTCGGCGAGACGGACAACGACATCACGTCAGTGGCACAGGAACTGCTCGACAGGGGGCTGACCGTCGCCGACGAAGTGCTCGTCCGCAGCCACGAGTCGACGCCGTTCGACGACTTCCCCCCGTAG